The following proteins are encoded in a genomic region of Saccharopolyspora antimicrobica:
- a CDS encoding flavin-containing monooxygenase, which yields MECEYAETVVIGAGQQGCGAAAALQELGRESIVLERGEIGQAWAHERWDSLLVGSGNRSVRFPGWDYDGDDPDGYMSGPELAGHLRRYAERRNLPIRQHTPVEKVECPPDASARDEVRFRTHLSAGGVIESRNAVAALGGYASPRVPDLAAEVDPSVNQLHSRYYRNPGSLPDGAVLVVGAGISGQQIADELVAAGREVFLSVGRHRTWPRHYRGRSVVEWLFALSLYEDFVTPDADGDRTLPGLPVTAVPDGGRELNLGALASRGVVLVGSARAAQHGVLLLEDNVVAIAAESARSFRRAIDAIDTRIRQRGFAVPEQRPAPEVDMTRIAGFGNKLDLARHGITTIIWCTGFGPDYRILPDTALDDRGFPIQRKGIFGALPGLYYAGLPDGRSQAPVAISANVENGRSIARQVHIDHILRSGSPASVALP from the coding sequence ATGGAATGCGAGTACGCGGAGACCGTCGTCATCGGTGCGGGCCAGCAGGGCTGCGGGGCGGCCGCGGCGCTGCAGGAGCTCGGCCGCGAATCGATCGTGCTGGAACGCGGTGAGATCGGTCAGGCGTGGGCGCACGAGCGCTGGGACAGCTTGCTGGTGGGCAGCGGGAACCGGTCGGTGCGGTTCCCCGGCTGGGACTACGACGGCGACGACCCCGACGGCTACATGTCCGGGCCGGAGTTGGCCGGGCACCTGCGCCGCTACGCCGAACGGCGAAACCTCCCGATCCGTCAGCACACGCCCGTCGAGAAGGTCGAGTGCCCGCCGGACGCTTCGGCTCGCGACGAAGTGCGGTTCAGGACCCACCTGTCCGCGGGTGGCGTCATCGAGTCGCGCAACGCCGTCGCCGCGCTGGGCGGCTACGCGAGCCCCCGCGTGCCCGACCTGGCAGCCGAGGTCGACCCGTCGGTCAACCAGCTGCACTCGCGCTACTACCGCAATCCCGGTTCCCTGCCCGACGGGGCCGTCCTCGTGGTGGGTGCGGGGATCAGCGGCCAGCAGATCGCCGACGAACTGGTGGCGGCCGGGCGCGAGGTCTTCCTGTCGGTCGGCCGCCACCGCACCTGGCCCCGCCACTACCGGGGCCGCAGCGTGGTCGAGTGGCTGTTCGCGCTCTCCCTGTACGAGGACTTCGTCACGCCGGATGCCGACGGCGACCGGACGTTGCCCGGGCTGCCGGTGACCGCCGTGCCGGACGGCGGCAGGGAGCTCAACCTGGGCGCGCTGGCCAGTAGAGGAGTCGTCCTCGTCGGATCGGCGCGCGCGGCGCAGCACGGCGTCCTGCTGCTCGAGGACAACGTCGTCGCGATCGCCGCGGAATCGGCCCGCTCGTTCCGGCGGGCGATCGACGCGATCGACACCCGGATACGCCAACGGGGCTTCGCCGTACCGGAGCAGCGACCGGCGCCCGAGGTCGACATGACCCGGATCGCCGGCTTCGGGAACAAGCTCGACCTGGCCCGGCACGGCATCACGACGATCATCTGGTGCACCGGGTTCGGCCCGGACTACCGGATCCTGCCGGACACCGCGCTCGACGACCGCGGGTTCCCGATCCAGCGGAAGGGCATCTTCGGGGCGCTGCCCGGGCTGTACTACGCCGGGCTCCCGGACGGACGATCGCAGGCCCCGGTGGCCATCTCGGCCAACGTCGAGAACGGGAGGTCCATCGCGCGCCAGGTGCACATCGACCACATCTTGCGCTCCGGCTCCCCGGCGTCGGTCGCCCTGCCCTGA
- a CDS encoding FAD-binding protein: protein MTSRGLGINWRTLAWGPDDGTSDWIPAPELPDGGELVVDAGARSAAGKDRGGRVQALPGVVLRPAGAGDVEAVVRFAHQHGIPCAAQGNQHTVGGQALAADGIAIDLLRLNRIHSLQPPAADGSAGLIEIDAGVLLTDVAIAADKHRARVSTGYPGRTTLSAGGFASVGGWSANVRSGVFGAAVLRMEVVTPTGQRLLCSADENDEVYNAVLSGVGQHGVITRLWVEVTHAPSRVSTYTLRFSSPVAAYQALRALSDKPELDELHVTWKYPDPQVAWLEVDIYDPGERGIDAAVLEGFGEGEPEFQDRSYLDFVLGLADPMYDYAERELGWNELPKAWADWIMTDDQLTEILPEALPRVQPFIGPTSVVLLAVKNRAAMDAAGRRNPPLPEGAGERYWLMDCLLDFPTRGQADEAVRILHDLHAFALARGARIYSIGTFTDPGIHAETGLAPGTRKPKIDR from the coding sequence GTGACGAGTCGCGGACTGGGCATCAACTGGCGGACCCTGGCCTGGGGACCGGACGACGGGACGTCCGACTGGATTCCGGCTCCCGAGCTGCCCGACGGCGGTGAGCTCGTGGTGGACGCGGGAGCCCGCAGCGCCGCGGGCAAGGACCGCGGCGGCCGCGTGCAGGCCCTGCCCGGAGTGGTTCTGCGCCCGGCCGGAGCCGGTGACGTCGAAGCCGTCGTGCGATTCGCGCACCAGCACGGGATCCCGTGCGCCGCGCAAGGCAACCAGCACACCGTCGGCGGCCAGGCGCTGGCCGCCGACGGGATCGCCATCGACCTGCTGCGGCTCAACCGCATCCACTCCCTCCAGCCGCCCGCGGCGGACGGGTCGGCCGGGCTGATCGAGATCGATGCCGGTGTGCTGCTGACCGACGTCGCGATCGCCGCGGACAAGCACCGGGCCCGCGTCAGCACCGGTTATCCCGGCCGCACCACCTTGTCGGCCGGTGGGTTCGCCTCGGTCGGCGGCTGGAGCGCCAACGTGCGCAGCGGGGTGTTCGGCGCCGCGGTGCTCCGCATGGAGGTGGTCACTCCCACCGGGCAGCGGCTCCTGTGCAGCGCGGACGAGAACGACGAGGTGTACAACGCGGTGCTCAGCGGCGTCGGCCAGCACGGCGTCATCACCCGGCTCTGGGTCGAGGTGACGCACGCGCCGAGCCGGGTGAGCACCTACACGCTGCGGTTCAGCTCTCCTGTTGCGGCCTACCAGGCCCTCCGCGCCTTGTCCGACAAGCCGGAGCTGGACGAGCTGCACGTCACCTGGAAGTACCCCGACCCGCAGGTCGCCTGGCTGGAGGTCGACATCTACGACCCCGGGGAGCGCGGGATCGACGCTGCGGTGCTGGAGGGCTTCGGCGAGGGCGAGCCCGAGTTCCAGGACCGCTCCTACCTCGACTTCGTCCTGGGCCTGGCGGACCCGATGTACGACTACGCGGAACGGGAGCTGGGCTGGAACGAGCTCCCGAAGGCGTGGGCCGACTGGATCATGACCGATGACCAGCTGACCGAGATCCTGCCCGAAGCCCTGCCGCGGGTGCAGCCGTTCATCGGCCCGACCTCGGTGGTGCTGCTGGCGGTGAAGAACCGCGCTGCCATGGACGCGGCGGGCCGCCGCAACCCGCCGCTGCCCGAGGGCGCGGGGGAGCGGTACTGGCTGATGGACTGCCTGCTGGACTTCCCGACCCGCGGGCAAGCGGACGAAGCGGTGCGAATCCTCCACGACCTGCACGCCTTCGCGCTCGCCCGCGGCGCCCGCATCTACTCGATCGGCACGTTCACGGACCCGGGAATCCACGCCGAAACCGGCCTGGCCCCGGGCACCCGCAAGCCGAAGATCGACCGGTAG
- a CDS encoding GNAT family N-acetyltransferase: MTMIPPRPSAVDHRASRPTAGWVGRRVLLRGIDPADRRTLIGFDRESAREGPPQFDGYRHWAAHRADHLDPGEDLHLAIETRHDRTLVGSLSTSQPEPGTFSYGIGIGPQHRRRGYADDAISTLLGYMFGHRRFTKCEVGIYGCNTASLALHARLGFREEGRLRDPEFLCGGAQYLVLMGITDEEFATRHLPRAR; this comes from the coding sequence ATGACGATGATCCCGCCCCGGCCGAGCGCGGTCGACCACCGAGCTTCGCGGCCGACTGCGGGCTGGGTGGGGCGGCGGGTGCTGCTGCGCGGCATCGACCCGGCGGACCGGCGCACCCTGATCGGCTTCGACCGGGAGTCCGCGCGGGAGGGGCCGCCGCAGTTCGACGGCTACCGGCACTGGGCGGCGCACCGCGCCGACCACCTCGACCCGGGCGAGGACCTCCACCTGGCGATCGAGACCCGGCACGACCGGACCCTGGTCGGTTCGCTGTCGACCAGCCAGCCGGAACCGGGCACCTTCAGCTACGGCATCGGGATCGGCCCGCAGCACCGCCGCCGCGGCTACGCCGACGACGCGATCAGCACGCTGCTCGGGTACATGTTCGGCCACCGCCGCTTCACCAAGTGCGAGGTCGGCATCTACGGCTGCAACACCGCATCGCTGGCCCTGCACGCGAGACTCGGCTTCCGCGAGGAAGGCCGCCTCCGCGACCCGGAGTTCCTCTGCGGCGGAGCCCAGTACCTGGTGCTGATGGGCATCACCGACGAGGAGTTCGCCACCCGTCACCTCCCCCGCGCCCGCTGA
- a CDS encoding ATP-binding protein has translation MTGPGGARSLQEVLRQRQGSEFVGRRQQCDAFRANLRAPVAERKFVFGLHGQAGIGKTFLLRQLREISLQHSALVAVTDDNESNLVRVLAAIARQLAGQGGEARKFAQRFADYEQRHDEVLSDPQAPSEARELVMATAVRFGLGVVRAAAPGLGPVADAVPPERVQEWVEQCRGYLARRFGSQADVRLLLSPVEELTPCLVDDLRKIAHHRQLVVLFDNYERTAEVVEPWLLRLLHGYYGELPLGLVLGVAGQHPLDFNNWGEFSSILVSWRLDPFTAEESRTLLGRKGVRDPELADVILELSGGLPLLLAGLAESGDDDVHDPTGMAVARFLNFVPEQESRDDAVLAALPRVLDEDVLAVLSEPARAVGLFRWLRERPFVHEDHGRLKYHHVVREKMVRYERGRAPRRFRRRHQDLADHFRQRREELGLPGDSCWFDWEWRMLLVEEFYHRLCSAAHRWLPEALHHCATACGIEAEPAVHAWLDAFAAAARDSATGAVVACARDLQRFAIPGGSVDRAELQRYLRKRLDQAGFGQVVGARSVVSGGEPENRVVLDTADQDFFGGGEQGSAPVIGE, from the coding sequence GTGACCGGTCCTGGAGGTGCTCGGAGCCTGCAGGAGGTCTTGCGGCAGCGGCAGGGCAGCGAGTTCGTCGGCCGGCGTCAGCAGTGCGACGCCTTCCGCGCGAACCTGCGGGCTCCGGTGGCCGAGCGCAAGTTCGTGTTCGGCCTGCACGGCCAGGCCGGCATCGGCAAGACGTTCCTGCTGCGCCAGCTGCGCGAGATCTCGCTGCAGCACTCCGCGCTGGTCGCGGTCACCGATGACAACGAGTCGAACCTGGTCCGGGTGCTGGCCGCGATCGCCCGCCAGCTGGCCGGGCAGGGCGGGGAGGCGCGGAAGTTCGCGCAGCGCTTCGCCGATTACGAGCAGCGGCACGACGAGGTGCTGTCCGATCCGCAAGCGCCGTCCGAAGCCCGCGAGCTGGTGATGGCGACGGCGGTCCGGTTCGGCCTCGGCGTCGTGCGCGCCGCCGCGCCCGGGCTCGGCCCGGTCGCCGATGCGGTCCCTCCGGAGCGGGTCCAGGAGTGGGTGGAGCAGTGCCGCGGCTACCTGGCCAGGCGCTTCGGCAGCCAGGCCGATGTCCGGCTGCTGCTCTCACCGGTCGAGGAGCTCACCCCGTGCCTGGTGGACGACCTGCGCAAGATCGCCCACCACAGGCAGCTGGTGGTGCTCTTCGACAACTACGAGCGCACCGCCGAGGTCGTCGAACCGTGGCTGCTGCGCCTGCTGCACGGGTACTACGGGGAGCTCCCGCTGGGCCTGGTGCTCGGCGTCGCGGGACAGCACCCGCTCGACTTCAACAACTGGGGCGAGTTCTCCTCGATCCTGGTGTCCTGGCGGCTGGATCCGTTCACCGCCGAGGAGTCCAGGACGCTGCTCGGCCGGAAGGGCGTCCGGGACCCGGAGCTGGCGGACGTGATCCTCGAACTGTCCGGCGGGCTCCCGCTGCTGCTGGCCGGCTTGGCCGAATCAGGCGACGACGACGTGCACGACCCGACCGGGATGGCGGTGGCGCGCTTCCTGAACTTCGTCCCGGAGCAGGAGAGCCGGGACGACGCGGTGCTCGCCGCGCTGCCCCGGGTGCTCGACGAGGACGTGCTGGCCGTGCTGAGCGAGCCGGCCCGGGCGGTGGGCCTGTTCCGGTGGTTGCGGGAGCGGCCGTTCGTCCACGAGGACCACGGCCGGCTGAAGTACCACCACGTGGTCCGGGAGAAGATGGTGCGCTACGAGCGCGGCCGCGCGCCGCGGCGCTTCCGCCGGCGCCACCAGGACCTCGCCGACCACTTCCGCCAGCGCCGCGAGGAGCTCGGACTGCCCGGCGACTCCTGCTGGTTCGACTGGGAGTGGCGGATGCTGCTGGTCGAGGAGTTCTACCACCGCCTGTGCTCGGCCGCGCACCGCTGGCTGCCGGAAGCGCTGCACCACTGCGCGACGGCTTGCGGGATCGAGGCCGAACCCGCCGTGCACGCCTGGCTCGACGCATTCGCCGCCGCGGCGCGGGATTCGGCCACCGGTGCTGTCGTCGCGTGCGCCCGCGACCTGCAGCGGTTCGCGATACCTGGCGGTTCGGTGGACCGCGCCGAACTGCAGCGGTACCTCAGGAAGCGGCTGGATCAAGCGGGCTTTGGGCAGGTGGTGGGGGCGAGGTCCGTCGTCTCCGGTGGGGAACCCGAGAACCGGGTGGTGCTCGACACCGCTGATCAGGACTTCTTCGGCGGCGGCGAGCAGGGCTCCGCGCCGGTGATCGGTGAGTGA
- a CDS encoding NAD(P)/FAD-dependent oxidoreductase has product MREDGIDGIPRRAVVVGAGVVGLSTAWFLQEHGVEVTVLDKQDVAAGSSWGNAGYLSPAFSIPLPEPAVLRYGLRTLFSADAPLHVPATPDIGLWSFLTRFAAHCTPRAWQRGMRSFVPMNAECLDAFDALLAGGVEAKTENAPITAAFEKPEQAADLRHEFEQIRGCGQPVDTTELSVADADVPQLSDRISSVLRVEGQRYVDPGEFTRALARSFVERGGTLRTGFEVRDMVRTSGQVIVKSTQDDRVSAEVVVLAAGAWLSKLAKPLGVRTPVRAGRGYSFTVPTDQPVPGPIYLPAARVACTPYQGGLRVAGTMEFRPVDAPLDRGRIEAIVRSARPLLTGVRWEERHDEWVGGRPVTPDGLALIGATKLPGAYVAGGHGMWGLTLGPLTGRLLAEQITTGKRPALLRPFDPLR; this is encoded by the coding sequence ATGCGCGAGGACGGGATCGACGGGATTCCGCGGCGGGCAGTGGTGGTCGGCGCCGGCGTGGTCGGCCTGTCCACCGCGTGGTTCCTGCAGGAGCACGGCGTCGAGGTGACCGTGCTCGACAAGCAGGACGTCGCGGCGGGTTCGTCGTGGGGCAACGCCGGTTACCTCTCGCCGGCCTTCTCGATCCCGCTGCCGGAGCCGGCGGTGCTGCGCTACGGGCTGCGCACGCTGTTCTCCGCCGACGCCCCGCTGCACGTGCCCGCCACCCCGGACATCGGCCTGTGGTCGTTCCTGACCCGCTTCGCCGCGCACTGCACGCCGCGGGCGTGGCAGCGGGGGATGCGGTCGTTCGTGCCGATGAACGCCGAATGCCTGGACGCTTTCGACGCGCTGCTGGCGGGCGGTGTCGAGGCGAAGACCGAGAACGCGCCGATCACGGCCGCGTTCGAGAAGCCGGAGCAGGCGGCCGATCTGCGGCACGAGTTCGAGCAGATCCGCGGCTGCGGGCAGCCGGTCGACACCACCGAGCTGTCCGTCGCGGACGCGGATGTGCCGCAGCTGTCCGACCGCATCTCGTCGGTGCTGCGGGTCGAGGGCCAGCGCTACGTCGATCCCGGTGAGTTCACCCGCGCCCTCGCGCGGTCCTTCGTCGAGCGCGGCGGCACGCTGCGCACCGGGTTCGAGGTGCGGGACATGGTGCGCACCAGCGGCCAGGTGATCGTCAAGTCCACTCAGGACGACCGGGTGTCGGCCGAGGTGGTCGTGCTGGCCGCCGGGGCCTGGCTGAGCAAGCTCGCCAAGCCGCTGGGCGTGCGCACCCCGGTGCGCGCCGGCCGCGGCTACTCCTTCACCGTCCCGACGGACCAGCCGGTCCCGGGCCCGATCTACCTGCCCGCCGCGCGAGTGGCGTGCACGCCCTACCAGGGCGGTCTGCGGGTGGCGGGCACCATGGAGTTCCGGCCGGTCGACGCGCCGCTGGACCGCGGCCGCATCGAAGCGATCGTCCGCTCGGCGCGCCCGCTGCTGACCGGCGTGCGCTGGGAGGAGCGCCACGACGAGTGGGTCGGCGGCCGCCCGGTCACGCCCGACGGGCTCGCGCTGATCGGCGCGACCAAGCTGCCCGGCGCCTACGTCGCGGGCGGCCACGGCATGTGGGGCCTGACCCTCGGCCCGCTGACCGGGCGACTGCTCGCCGAGCAGATCACCACCGGCAAGCGCCCGGCGCTGCTGCGGCCGTTCGACCCGCTGCGGTGA
- a CDS encoding PucR family transcriptional regulator, whose product MVKLDRLINVLGGVGARLVSAPRSRSTDLRSVALHDPADPGATGDVLLAVRVDADDAELIERTSAQVVVFRAGSVGERVIAAARERGLAVVLVDPAVSWGQLAGVVYGLVLEGRETEAGRGPTDLFALADALADSVGGPVTIEDHRSGVLAYSRRQLSADRARLATILGRQVPEEIRRTLAARGVFRHLETSDEPVYVAPLEPQDSHGRVVVAIRAGRELLGSIWVETQQPLTAAHEAALVGGARTAALHLLRTRASADLERQVESDLVIGLLEGHEDASAVLSRLGLRSDQFRVVAVQVHSGAARDETALLAFERATIGFGWSRPGRSALFANTVYTVLPHDDAARAREWVRALVRDLPSDTTILAGVGGAAGPNQLVDSRREADESLAVHSTRADQDAVVYDEAWHEILLRRLRHAASTGRLPDRGPVVDLRRHDREQGTRYVETLRAWLECQGDLGAAAARLEIHPNTVRYRMRKMAELTPLDLDDPDARLAMIIALAVG is encoded by the coding sequence GTGGTAAAGCTGGACCGGTTGATCAACGTGCTCGGCGGTGTCGGGGCGCGGTTGGTCAGCGCGCCGCGGAGCAGGTCCACGGACCTGCGCTCGGTGGCGTTGCACGATCCGGCCGATCCCGGGGCCACCGGCGACGTGCTGCTGGCCGTCCGCGTCGATGCCGACGACGCGGAGCTGATCGAGCGGACTTCCGCTCAGGTGGTGGTGTTCCGGGCCGGTTCGGTCGGGGAGCGGGTGATCGCCGCTGCCCGGGAGCGCGGGCTGGCCGTCGTACTCGTCGACCCGGCCGTGTCGTGGGGCCAGCTGGCCGGAGTCGTGTACGGCCTGGTGCTGGAGGGGCGGGAGACCGAGGCCGGGCGGGGACCGACGGATCTGTTCGCGCTGGCCGACGCGCTCGCCGATTCGGTGGGCGGCCCGGTCACGATCGAGGACCACCGGTCCGGCGTGCTCGCCTACTCGCGGCGCCAGCTCAGCGCCGACCGGGCGCGGCTGGCCACGATCCTGGGGCGGCAGGTGCCGGAGGAGATCCGGCGGACGCTCGCCGCGCGGGGCGTGTTCCGGCACCTGGAGACCTCGGACGAGCCGGTCTACGTCGCCCCGCTGGAACCGCAGGACTCGCACGGGCGCGTGGTCGTCGCGATCCGCGCGGGCCGCGAGCTGCTGGGCTCGATCTGGGTGGAGACGCAGCAGCCGCTCACCGCCGCGCACGAGGCGGCGCTGGTCGGCGGCGCGCGCACCGCCGCGCTGCACCTGCTGCGCACGCGGGCCAGCGCGGACCTGGAGCGGCAGGTCGAATCGGACCTGGTGATCGGCCTGCTGGAAGGGCACGAGGACGCTTCGGCGGTGTTGAGCAGGCTCGGCCTGCGCAGCGACCAGTTCCGGGTGGTGGCCGTGCAGGTGCACAGCGGCGCCGCGCGGGACGAAACCGCGCTGCTGGCCTTCGAGCGGGCGACGATCGGGTTCGGCTGGTCGAGGCCGGGCCGCAGCGCGCTGTTCGCCAACACCGTCTACACGGTGCTGCCGCACGACGACGCCGCGCGCGCTCGCGAGTGGGTGCGCGCACTGGTGCGCGACCTGCCGTCGGACACCACGATCCTCGCCGGTGTCGGCGGAGCGGCCGGGCCGAACCAGCTGGTCGACAGCAGGCGCGAGGCCGATGAGAGCCTCGCGGTCCACTCGACGCGGGCCGATCAGGACGCCGTGGTCTACGACGAGGCGTGGCACGAGATCCTGCTGCGCCGCCTGCGGCACGCCGCCTCGACCGGCCGGCTGCCGGACCGCGGGCCGGTCGTCGACCTCCGGCGCCACGACCGCGAGCAGGGCACCCGCTACGTCGAGACGTTGCGGGCCTGGCTGGAGTGCCAGGGCGATCTCGGCGCGGCCGCGGCGCGGCTGGAGATCCACCCGAACACCGTCCGGTACCGGATGCGGAAGATGGCCGAGCTGACCCCGCTGGACCTGGACGATCCGGACGCCCGGCTGGCGATGATCATCGCGCTCGCAGTCGGGTAG
- the pheT gene encoding phenylalanine--tRNA ligase subunit beta encodes MRIPVSWLAEHLELPEETTAETLAEAFIRIGLEVEEVVHLTQVRGPLVVGRVAEIEELTEFKKPIRYCQVEVGKTESDEQRVQGIICGARNFQEGDLVVVALPGTVLPGDFEITSRKTYGKLSEGMICSTTELGIGDDADGILVLPPGSADPGDDAVGLVGLDDSIIELAITPDRGYCFSVRGLARELSNALDVPFGDPGTRPVPEDDRPSRGVELSDPTACSRFVLRRVTGVDPTAPSPWWIRRRLALAGMRSISLAVDVTNYVMLELGQPLHAFDATKVTGDLVVRRAEAGEKLITLDGVSRELDPDDIVIADETGPVSLAGVMGGESTEIGHDTHDVLLEAANWDPASIARAIRRHKLPSEAGKRFERQVDPAVAPVAVELAAQLLVRYGDGTIAPGRTDVGEPKQPAPVTMPLALPDKIAGVSYERGVTARRLGQIGCRIEVSTSDEGVGLVTATPPTWRPDLTQPYDLVEEVLRLEGYHTIPSVLPAAPPGRGLTGEQRRERAVSRALAAEGYVEVLPFPFVGKAMLDAFGLAEDDERRRTASVLNALESDRSLLTTTLLTGLAEVMQRNVSRGQRDLALFHIGQVVQPAAEQPPVPEVGVAQRPSDEQLAALEAALPAQPKHVAALLGGHREQAGWWGKGREASWADAVQAARVVAAAAGVELEIGAGELAPWHPGRCAQLKVGETVVGHAGELHPKVVEALGLPKRTCAMELDLDALPLVDNRPAPQISPYPPVLMDIALVVDAEVAAADLVDAVRAGGGELLEDVRLFDVYAGEQLGEGKKSLALALRFRAPDRTLKQEEATEARDAAVKSAADRLGATLRA; translated from the coding sequence GTGCGGATTCCGGTTTCCTGGTTGGCCGAGCACCTTGAGCTGCCCGAGGAGACGACCGCGGAGACGCTGGCCGAAGCGTTCATCCGGATCGGGTTGGAGGTCGAGGAGGTCGTGCACCTGACGCAGGTGCGGGGCCCGCTCGTGGTCGGCCGCGTCGCCGAGATCGAAGAGCTCACCGAGTTCAAGAAGCCCATCCGGTACTGCCAGGTCGAGGTCGGCAAGACCGAGTCCGACGAGCAGCGGGTGCAGGGCATCATCTGCGGCGCCCGCAACTTCCAGGAGGGCGACCTCGTGGTGGTCGCGCTGCCCGGCACGGTGCTGCCCGGTGACTTCGAGATCACCTCGCGCAAGACCTACGGCAAGCTCAGCGAGGGCATGATCTGCTCGACCACCGAGCTGGGCATCGGTGACGACGCCGACGGCATCCTGGTGCTGCCGCCGGGTTCGGCCGACCCGGGCGACGACGCGGTGGGGCTGGTCGGGCTGGACGACTCGATCATCGAGCTGGCCATCACCCCGGACCGCGGCTACTGCTTCTCGGTGCGCGGTCTGGCCCGCGAGCTGTCCAACGCGCTGGACGTGCCGTTCGGCGACCCGGGCACCCGCCCGGTCCCGGAGGACGACCGGCCCTCGCGCGGCGTGGAGCTGAGCGACCCGACGGCGTGCTCGCGGTTCGTGCTGCGCCGCGTGACCGGTGTCGACCCGACCGCGCCGAGCCCGTGGTGGATCCGCCGCCGCCTGGCGCTGGCCGGGATGCGCTCGATCTCGCTGGCCGTGGACGTCACCAACTACGTGATGCTCGAACTCGGCCAGCCGCTGCACGCGTTCGACGCGACCAAGGTGACCGGTGACCTGGTGGTGCGCCGCGCCGAGGCGGGCGAGAAGCTGATCACCCTGGACGGGGTGAGCCGCGAGCTCGACCCGGACGACATCGTCATCGCCGACGAGACCGGGCCGGTGTCGCTGGCCGGGGTGATGGGCGGCGAGTCCACCGAGATCGGCCACGACACGCACGACGTGCTGCTGGAGGCGGCGAACTGGGACCCGGCGAGCATCGCGCGCGCCATCCGCCGCCACAAGCTGCCCAGCGAGGCGGGCAAGCGGTTCGAGCGGCAGGTGGACCCGGCGGTCGCGCCGGTGGCCGTCGAGCTGGCCGCGCAGCTGCTGGTCCGCTACGGCGACGGCACCATCGCGCCGGGCCGCACCGACGTGGGCGAGCCGAAGCAGCCCGCGCCGGTGACCATGCCGCTGGCGCTGCCGGACAAGATCGCCGGGGTGTCCTACGAGCGCGGCGTGACCGCGCGCCGGCTGGGCCAGATCGGCTGCCGCATCGAGGTCAGCACCTCCGACGAGGGCGTCGGCCTGGTCACCGCGACGCCGCCGACCTGGCGCCCGGACCTGACGCAGCCCTACGACCTGGTCGAGGAGGTGCTGCGGCTGGAGGGCTACCACACGATCCCGTCGGTGCTGCCCGCCGCGCCGCCCGGCCGCGGCCTGACCGGCGAGCAGCGCCGCGAGCGCGCGGTGTCCCGCGCGCTGGCCGCCGAGGGCTACGTCGAGGTGCTGCCCTTCCCGTTCGTCGGCAAGGCGATGCTCGACGCGTTCGGCCTGGCCGAGGACGACGAGCGGCGCCGCACCGCGTCGGTGCTCAACGCGCTGGAGAGCGACCGTTCGCTGCTGACCACGACGCTGCTGACCGGCCTGGCCGAGGTCATGCAGCGCAACGTCTCCCGCGGGCAGCGCGACCTGGCGCTGTTCCACATCGGACAGGTCGTGCAGCCCGCCGCCGAGCAGCCGCCGGTGCCGGAGGTCGGTGTCGCGCAGCGGCCCAGCGACGAGCAGCTGGCCGCGCTGGAGGCGGCGCTGCCCGCGCAGCCGAAGCACGTGGCGGCGCTGCTGGGCGGTCACCGCGAGCAGGCCGGCTGGTGGGGTAAGGGCCGCGAGGCGAGCTGGGCGGACGCCGTCCAGGCCGCCCGCGTGGTCGCCGCGGCCGCCGGTGTGGAGCTGGAGATCGGTGCCGGTGAGCTGGCTCCGTGGCACCCGGGCCGGTGCGCGCAGCTGAAGGTCGGCGAGACCGTGGTCGGCCACGCCGGTGAGCTGCACCCGAAGGTCGTCGAAGCGCTCGGGCTGCCGAAGCGGACCTGCGCGATGGAGCTCGACCTGGACGCCCTGCCGCTGGTGGACAACCGCCCGGCACCGCAGATCTCGCCGTACCCGCCGGTGCTGATGGACATCGCGCTGGTGGTGGACGCCGAGGTCGCGGCGGCGGACCTGGTCGACGCGGTCCGCGCGGGTGGCGGTGAGCTGCTGGAGGACGTCCGGCTGTTCGACGTCTACGCGGGCGAGCAGCTCGGCGAGGGCAAGAAGTCGCTGGCCCTGGCGCTGCGCTTCCGCGCTCCGGACCGCACGCTCAAGCAGGAGGAGGCCACCGAGGCCCGCGACGCGGCGGTCAAGTCCGCCGCCGACCGCCTCGGCGCGACCCTGCGCGCCTGA